The genomic window ACATTAATTCCACCATCACCTGGATCGCGTCGAGCCGGCCCGCATCTCAGCTTCCCTTGCTCCGAAGTGAACACGAATGGCGGCTTCGGGTCCTGTTCGCGCTGAAGCGGGCAGCGGGGGGATCTTCGGTACGGTGGTATGATGCTTGTGACTTTCGGATAGGGGCCGCTCCGCGCTCCTAGCGAGCATGACCGAGCCATGCCTCGAGGAGATCGAGTTGCCTGAAGTGAAAAAGTCCGCAACCTGGCGACAGATACCCAAGGGCGTTTGGGCGCTTGGCTTCGTCTCATTGCTGATGGACGTCTCCTCAGAGATGATCCACGCGCTTTTGCCTGTTTACCTCCTGGTGGGGCTCGGCGCATCGGCCCTTACCGTCGGGGTCATTGAGGGGATTGCCGAAGCCACCGCCGCCATCACGAAGATATTTTCCGGAGCCTTGAGCGACCGGCTGGGGAAACGAAAGCTGCTCGCTGTCTTGGGCTACGGGCTGGCTGCTTTCACCAAGCCGATCTTCCCGCTCGCCCCATCGGTCGCCTGGCTCGTGGCCGCGCGATTCATCGATCGCGTCGGCAAAGGAATCCGTGGCGCACCGCGTGACGCTCTGGTAGCCGATATCAGTCCGCCTCCAGTGCGAGGCGCCAGTTTCGGCCTGCGGCAATCGCTCGACACCGTCGGCGCCTTCCTGGGGCCGCTTGCGGCCATCGGACTGATGTGGCTCTTTGCTGACGACTTCATTCCAGTGTTCTGGATCGCCGTCATCCCCGCTTTTCTGGCGCTGGGACTGATCATCTTTGCCGTGCACGAGCCGAAGCGGCAGGAGGGTCTGCGCAAGGTGAAGATGCCGCTAAGTCACGCCGAACTCACACGGCTCAGTTCGACATACTGGTGGATCGTGGTTGTGGGCGCGTTCTTCACCCTGGCTCGTTTCAGCGAGGCTTTCCTCATTCTACAGGCCCAATCCGTTGGCCTCCAATTAATGATGGTTCCGGCGGTTCTGGTCGTCATGAACATCGCCTATGCCCTGTCCGCCTATCCCGCAGGGGCCCTTTCGGACCGGATGGACCGCGTGACAATCCTTCTGATCGGCATAGTCCTCCTTATCGCAGCCGATGTCATTGTTGCGCTTGTTCCCAACCTTGCAGGTATCGGAGTCGGCGTCGTTCTATGGGGGCTGCATATGGGCTTCACGCAAGGCTTGTTCGCGACGCTCGTCGCCGATGCGGCTCCGGCAGAGCTCAGAGGAACGGCCTACGGCATGTTCAACCTTGTGACTGGTATCGCGATGCTAGCTGCAAGTGTCGTCGCGGGAGCGCTGTGGGACCTGATTGGACCGCAGGCAACATTTATTGCCGGTGCTGTATTTGCTGCTTTGACTGTGGTTGGACTTCTGCCGGTGCGCCGTCGGCTCGATGGGCGTAAAGTGAGCTAAGTAATTTTATGGACTGAAAGCTTCTGATGATTGGAACCGTGAATGGGCGAGGCAGGCGGTGATGCCCCATACTGAAGTCAGGACCGTTGCGGCATGAATCGAACCGCCGTTTTGTACGCGCTGATTTCCGCCGCGTTGTTTGGCGCCTCCACGCCGGCCGCGAAAATCCTGGTCGGCACGGTGCAACCTGCCGTGCTGGCGGGTTTGCTGTATTGCGGCGCGGGCCTCGGGATCGCGCTGTTGCGGCGCGCTTTGCCCTCACTGGTGCCGGGCGCTCCCGAAGTCGCACTCACACGCACGGAACTCCCCTGGCTTGCGGGCGCGTTACGCGGCCAAGCTGAGTAATCTTTGGCGGCCCGGCTCGCTCGTTGCTCATCTTGGATCAGCCGTAGGAGAGATGATACGCAGTCGCTTCGGTTCGGAGAAACCTTGGCACAATTTCAACGAATCAAAACATTTGTAGGGAAGCAGCCGATGAGCTCCCACGCGAATGGACGCTTCAGGTCGTTTCAGATTCGAGCAAATGCATTATGGCTTAGCGTTGGCTTTAGCGCGGCTTTCAGTCAGCGTGTCAGTGAGGGCCTGGTGCAGACGGTCTAGTGCGTCCTCAGTGTTGAACCACCAGTCTGTCGACCAGACTCGCAGGATCTTCCAGCCAAGACCGACCAGCACCTGTTCGCGCACCTTGTCGCGATCCCGAGCGGTCGCTGCGCTATGGTAGGTTGCCCCATCACATTCGATGCCGGCGAGATAGCTCCCGGCAAAATCCGGATGCTTAACGCCCAAATCGATCCGGAAGCCTGAAACACCAATCTGAGTTGCGACCTGCCAGCCGCGTCTTTCGAGTGCATCCTTGACTGCCGCCTCGAACGGGGATTCGATGGGTCCGGCGGAGCCTTGGTCCTGTGCCGGAAGGGAAACCGCGCCGCGCACTGCATAGTCGAGGAAAGCTTTGAGGTGTTGGACGCCCAAGGACTTCGTACGGCCAAGATCAATGTCGTCCGCCCGGATCCCGGAAAACACACGCAGTTCTCGGCGAGCACGCGTGACGGCGACGTTAAGGCGCCGCTCGCCGCCCTGCCGATTAATTGCGCCGAAATCCATCGGCAATTTTCCGGCAGCGTCCTTTCCAAAGGTGATCGAGAACAGCATGACGTCGCGTTCGTCGCCCTGGATATTCTCGAGGTTCTTTACAATGACCGGTTCAAATCGGTCATCGGAGAAGAACCATTCGAAATCCGGCTTTTCGCGGCGCAAATCATCGAGGAGATCCTGGATGAGCGTTTGCTGCTGGACATTGAAGGTGATGACGCCGAGCGTCGGGCGCTCCTCTTCCGGTAGCTTGAGCCATTCATCGAGACGCGAGGCGATGTAGCGCACAATCTCTTGCGCCTCGACGCGATTAGTGCGGCTTTTGCCACGGTCGTAAATACCATTTGGCACTGGCATTAAGGTGACCGCCTGATCCTGCGTCACCGGGCTTGGGAAGGTGATCAGATTGTTATTGTAGTAGTGCCAGTTGGAGAAAGCGATCAGCGATTCATGCCGGCTGCGGTAGTGCCAACGCAAATTGCGCGTGGGCAGGCCGGAGGAGCACGCCTCATCGAGGATGCTTTCGAGATCGCGTTCGTGTTGGGGTATGTCGTCGTCATCATCCTCGCTGCGGCCGAAGAAATTCGTCGGGGGAAGCTGCTTAGGATCGCCTACGATAATGGTTTGTTGCCCGCGCGCGATCGCGCCGACCGCATCCCAGGTCGATATCTGCGAGGCCTCGTCGAAGATCACGACGTCGAAGAGCTCCTGGTTCGGGGGCAGGTATTGCGCGATGGAAAGTGGGGACATCAGAACGCAGGGAGCGAGCTTTCCAAAGGTCTCGGGCATCGCGCCGATCATGTCGCGGATGGAGGCGCTCGGGCGCTGCAGGTTCATCTGATGCCGCAAGCGTCCGAGTTCGGAGTTCCTCGGCACGAGGCTCACCTGCGGCAAATTGTGCAGCAGGGCCTGGGCGACGCGGGCAGAGGCGGCCTCGCGAACGGCGTCATCTATCGCACGGAAATCGACGATTGCGTGTTCGTGCTCGAAGCGCCGGAAGTCCCGCAAGACCTTGTTGCGATCGATGATGAGCGGCAGCCACCAGCGTGCGTATCCAAGCCTGAAGGCGGAGAGCGCGTCTTCGGGCAAAACAGCCCCCGCTTCAAGATCCTCGACGAGTGGGCCGAGCCCCTGCGCGATTGCGCGTTCGCGCACGTCACACCAGGACGACCAGTCCCGCAACATGGACCTTGCCTGGCTGAGCTCATTCATGAGCGTCGACAGGTTCATAAGGAAATGCTCATCGTCTTTGGGCAGCGTTGCGCCCGCTATCGCCTCGAATGTCTCCATGGCGATGACAAGGACGCGATATTTCTGCAGGAAATCTTCCGCCGCGCGCACCTGTGGCAGGTTGATTTCGCCGGTGAGATTTGCCGCAATGCTTGTGGCAATCGCGTGCATATTGCCGGCGAATTCACCGAGCTGTGTGATGGCCGTGCGGAATTGCTGGGCAGTGTCGAGATGGCTGCGTAGGGCCTGGGTATTGGTGTCGAGGCCAGCTACCGGCAGGTTGGTGCGGGCTAGGTCATTGTCGGCAACAATAGATGCGGCATTCTGCATCTGCCGGATCAGGCCAATGTCGATTGCCGGATCGACAGACTTGGCACCGGCATAGCTCGCAAGCAGGCGGCGGATCCGTCGCCGGGCAAAGAACGATTTCGGCCACATGGCAGCATTGGCCGCGCGCCAATCGCGGTCAATTTCCTCAACCGGAATGCGTACAAGTTCGTCACGTGGATAAGGGGCGGAAAGCTTCGCCTCCAAATCGCGATAGGAGGCGATCGCGCCTTCCATGTCGCTTAATGCGTCGGCGAGAAGCGAGAAATTGCGATCGAGAATGACGTCGAAGTTCTTCCCCGAGGTTGAAATGATATTACGCGCGAGGTCCGCGAAATATTTCAGACCGTCTAATCGCGTGTCCTGGACACTATCGAGGTTAAGCCGGCGGCTCCAGCGCATAAGCGCCTCGCGCAAGTCGTCCGCCGCCTTTCCAAGCGTGCTTGCGGCCGACAGCAACTGCGTCTGCCAGGACGACGTCCATTCACGCACGCGCACGACGCGCAGCGCCGGCTTTACCCTGACGGCGCCGAAGGTGAGCCCGAGTTGAGCGGCCAAGGCTTCAAGGGATTCATAGGTTTCCTTGTCGTGCACGTCCGGACCGCGCCAGGACAGGGTGGGCGCATGCTCGTTGGCTTGCGCGGCGGCGATTCCGATAGCGTGGTAAGGCGTCAGCCCGTTCTGCGCCGGCTGATGCAAGGCCTCGACGTATTTGTTGAGCTGATCGCGCCGGACCTTCAGGCGACTGTTGATCGAAATCCAGTCCGATCTGCTCGCTGACGAGCCTGTCTCCCAAGAGCGCTTGAGCTGCTGCAGGAAGTGCTTGCGGTCGGCTTTGTTCGAATGCAGCTCAAGGCAATGCTCGGCAAGGCCGCGCTCCTCAAGTCGCCGGTAAACGACGTCGAGAGCTGCCGTTTTCTCGGCTACGAAAAGGACGCGCTTCGCATCTGCGAGTATCGTCGCAATAATATTGGCGATGGTCTGACTTTTGCCCGTGCCCGGCGGACCGATGAGGATGAAGTCGCGTCCTTGCGCCGCGGCAATACAGGCGGCGATCTGGGAGGAATCGGCGGAGAGCGGCAGGACCATCTTCTCGAGCGGGATGGTGCGATCTATCTCGCGCTCATCGGGGAAGGGACGGTCGGCGCCCTCAAACATCTTTTCCGGGTTATCGATCAGATGCCTAACCACGCGGTTCTGCCGCAAGGCGTCGGTCCGGTCGGTCAGATCCTTCCACATCAGGTACTTGGCAAATGAGAAAGTCGACAATGCGGTTTCTTCCGCGATCTCGAAGCCCGGCACGTCGCGTACGGCCGCGCGCATACGTTCGAGCACCTTGCGCACGTCGACATCGTTTCCGCTTACGGACGGCAGGCCGTCTTTGAATTCCGGCAGGACGAGATCAAATTCGCGTTTGACGAACTGCACGAGCGTCTGGTTGAGGCGGGGCTCGTCCTCATGAAATCGCAGCCGGAAGCGGGAGGCGGCGCTCGTGCGTTCGAGCTTGACTGGAAACAGCAGAAGCGGCGCGCGCCGCACCACCTTCTCCTTGTCCTTGTCGGTCCATTTCAGCAGACCGACGGCGAGGAAAAGCGTGTTGGTTCCGCCTTCGGCGATGTCGCTTCGCGCCTGGCGATAGAGGGCCGTCAGGCGGGCGTCGAGCTCCTTGGCGTTGAGGGGTGAGGCGAGTTCGTCGCGCTGCAATGCCTCCTCGGCAAATTTCTGATGGATGTCGTGTCCGCGCATGTCGCGGAACATGCCGGCATCCCGTTCACCGAGCGGATTCTGCTCGGGGAGCGAAATGAGCTTCACCGCCGCGCCCTCGGCCAGCCGGTCCTCGAGATAGGCGACATCGGGGCAGAGGAACGAGACCGCTCTCTTGGTATCGGAGAAATTGATCAGACGGTTGCGACGGGACAGATCGAGCAATTTCGTCTGCCAGCGGTCGATGCGTCCTGCCGGCGTCGTCGGCTTTTGTTCGACGGCGTCGGCAGGCATGTCTCCTAATTCCGGCACCGGCGGGAGCGGCACATCGGTCGGCGACCTTTGTTCAAGATCACCGGAACTCTGGATCTTCGCGTGCGAGGCCAGGGGATAGATGCCGGAGATCCGCGACCGTGAGATGTCGATCGCCGACAGGAACGGCATCGGAGAGTTTTCGGCGAGGCGAGATTCACACAGGCTTTTTGCCTGCTGAAACATCATCACCGGACGGTGAGCGACGCCAGTCGTCTCGAACACCACAAGTTCATTTGCCGCAATCGCCTTGCGAATCTCGCCCGCATCATTCTCGATAGTATTGGGAAGCGTACGTTTGACGAGCCACACGCCGACGGCCGCGTGGCCTTCGAAGATCAGGACGACCGGGTTGAGCCCGGCACCTTCCAGCGCGGCCGCAAACAAGTTGGACGTATCAAGACAGGTCGCGAGACGTTCCTCGAGAATGCGGCTCGGGCGGCGAATCTTCTGCCCGTGCCGCTCGAAGCTCGCCGGAGGCTGTGCGTAGAATGTTTCCAGCGCGGCAATCGAGGAATAGATAGCGGCCGTGATCATGAAGGCACGTCTGGGATCGTTTGACTGATAACCGTCGAGCGCCGAGGGATGCCCGTATTTGGCGAGATACTCGGCCGCGCTGCGCAATATCGTGCTCACCGCCGGATCGTTCGGCATGACGAAAGCCGGAAGAAGTTGCGCCATGTCGGCGACGCCGCCCCATTCGTCACGCGCCAGGAGCCGCACGGGAAAGATCTTTTCGTCCAGCTTCTGATCACCATGGGTGAGACGGAAGCTCACATCACCGAGTTCGGCTTCGTCGAGACCGGCGAGATAATTTGCGTCGAGCTCGACCCGACGGTCAGATAGTCGGAGATTGTCCCGCGAGAGAATGCGATCAAACGTCCAGGTCTTCGTGCGCAGGAACGGCGGGCTTGCGGTCATCTCGAGCGTGACGTTCTCGAGATGCTGGTTCGACGCGTTGTCGATCGTGAGCGAGCGGATGACCGGAATGGAATTCTGATGGGACGCGAATGTAAACGTCCGGACGATGTCGGCGATAATCTGCATTCCTGGCGCGGGCGCCGGATCCTCCGGCTCCGCCGCACCGACCACCGTGACACTCATTGTACGCGACGTCCCCCGATACCCCACCATTTTTGATTTCGGACAGTATGAACGATTTTTGCCGCAAATACCACCGTAGCGTGAGGTCAATTGCGCGGCTCAATGAGGGGTTGGGGGGAGCCAGGATCTAGGCGCCCGCGCAGATATGCGCAGATTCCGCCGTAGCGAGTTAGCTGTTCTCTTCAATCATGGGCAACTCCAGCCCACTGATCTCCTGCATCGTACGGCCAGCGATTCCCTGCAAATCACCATACATTCCCGCCATGGATTCAACTGCGACCCGAATTTGCTCCTCGCGTCTGGCCCAAAGGCGGGTCATAGCTTTGCGCTCCTTTTCCAGGTCCTCTTGCATGTCGCCAAACTTTTCGACGATTGCTTCAATGCGATGCTTGAATCGTGGACCCGTTAGATACTGGTACACGAGCTCCATTTTGCTGTGCTGGCCCTCAACTGAATTACGCGCAGAAGCGATTTCCATCAGTGAATGCCGGAGTGCAATCGCCAGCGGGATCGCACAGCGAGCGTCGGTCACCCAGACCCCATCTGCATGATCGAACGTATGAACCCCTTTAGGGAGGGCAGTTGAGACAATGATCGCGATTTCAGCTCTCGCTGACCGCTGATCCTCACGAAGCTTGGACAGCCAACTATCACTCCAGTTTTTGGTCCGCTTAAACTCCCACAGAATGGTTCCGCAATGTTGGCCCAGTGGGCTCATCACTTTTTGGAGGGCATCTCCGCCAAATTCGCCCTTAGGAACCGGCAAGATTGCATCCGTTGGGAATTTGCTGCGCAGAAGGTTCTCGAGTTCGATCTCCTGCGCCTCGCCTTGCGCTTGCTGGGAGCCCTGCTCCGCCTTGCGCTTGAGCTCCTCGATCTGCCGTTGCATCGAGGCAATCTGCTCTTCCTTCTCTGTGACCTTCAGCTTCAACGCCTCTTCAGCTTCGAGCTTTGCTCTTTCGCGAACAATTACTAGGGATTCCTGCACCTTTTTCTCGACGGTGAGGTCGAGCTCACGCCGGGCGTCATCAAGCTCTCGCTGTTTACGCAGAAGTTCGGCCTGCGCTTTCTGCGCTTCTGCCAGTTTCACATCGCGGTCCTGCAGAATATTGTGGAGGTCTTGGAGCTCCTGTGCCTTCTGATTGAGCTCTGCTCCAATCGCCAAACGAGCCTTCTTGGCCTCGTCTGCTGCAATCCTCTCTCGCTCAGCCTTCAGCTTAGCTGCGACCTGCTCTTCTATCGCTGCTTTCGCCTTTTCCAGTTCACCCAATTGAGCTCGTACCTGCGCCTCGCGTTTCGAGACGTCGGCCTCCTTCTCGGCGATCTTATGCTCATATTGCCGCCGAGTCGCTTCGATGAGAGGCGCGGCAAGCGACTCGGTCAGCTTGATTTCTGTGTGGCAGTTCGGACAAGCGATAATCGGCTCTTGCATCGTCAGCGTCCCCTGATTGCGGCGAGTATCGCAATTATGCGCGGAGGACGCTAGCTGATCAGATGCCTCATCTGTAGCAACCACCTCATTGCGACCGGCCTGAGGAACTGCTTGAGTGTCACGCCGTCGGGCTGCTTCCCTGTTAGGATCTTTCAGACCACCGCTCGGTACCAATCAAGAAATAATTGGACGCAAATTCATCCGCGATTCGGCGCTCGAAGCGAACGGATGATGTCAAGCTTGTCGATGCTCACCTATTGGCGGGCTTCTCGATCTTTCGACCGTGGACACCTCGTTCCGGTCCATCGAAGGAAAATCTGACACCGGCGACCTCGAATGCCTTGCGAATGCTGGCAACCGTGTTTGCGTTCGGCACGGAAATATCGAGCTCATATCGCTCGATCGTTCGAGTTGAGACACCGGACCGTTCTGCAAGAGTTGCGTGCGTCCAATTGAGCCACGCGCGAGCAGCTCGTACCTGCTCTGGGCTTAGATCCGGATCCCTGGGAGGTAAATTAACCATAAAACGACGACTCTCACGACAAACGCGCCGCTCGGGTGTATGGTGATTAATAGGACGTAAACGGGACAGGTTAGCGAGGCCGCACCGATGTCCAGCATGTCTGAAGTCCAACCGTTTTAGAGCGCAGCTCTCCGTTTTGGATTTCGCTTACAGCAAGTCCTTGGTTCGGCCCGCACGAACACCTGCCTAAGACGACGGCAGAGGCCGTCATTCAGATCCGCTTCCGGCATCTTTCGCGCCTGCTCCGGCGCAACGGTAGGGGTGCGCCCTATGAATGGCAAGGATTCACGCTCTCGGCCAGGTTGGGAAGTCCACAAGAAGAAGGCTAGGCTCGCGGCCGTTTCGCACCATGGTTCAGTGGGGAGATCAGCCGACGGTCATTCTAGCAAGGACTTACTGTCACCGCTCATGTGGTGGCGCCGGATCCCGGCCTACGAGTTCTCCTCATTCGACATTCCAACCGCCACACGAGCACTGCAACGCTTGGCAATCGCAGGAGAGCCCAGATGGTCCTGCGCACATCGGCGGGATGCTGGTGACGACATCGGCGCAGCCCTACGAACGCTGAAACGTCACGGCCCTCAATCGGTCGCAATGGATCTGGCGATGACTGCCGTTCTCTGCTCCGCGATTGGAGGTGATCCGGCCGCCGCCGACCTCATGGCCGCCGTTCTGAGATCCAGATCGGCGATTGATAGGCACTGCGAACCCTTGTCACTCGCCTGGACCGCTGCAGGTTTCGAATCCTTGGTCACTAAGAGTCGGCGGAAAGAGATGGGGCGTTTTCAGAGGCCTGACTTGAATCCGCGTGGAGGCTAATGTGCGTCTCTGGGTGTTGTCGGACTTGCACTGCGAGCTGACTCACGGATGGGATCTGCCAGATTCACTCCATCGCCCCGACGTCGACGTGATGATCATGGCCGGCGACCTCGTACCGCACATGGAACGTGGAGTTCGCTGGCTGCGGCAACGCGTGCAAGATCGCCCCGTCATTTACATCCCCGGAAATCACGAATTCTACGGCACCGACATCGATCGCACAGTTGAAAAAGCGCGAGATGCTGCTGCTGGCACCAACATCCACGTCCTGCAGAACGACGCCGTCGTGATCGACAATGTGAAGTTCGTCGCCACAACGCTTTGGACGGATTTTGCGATCTTTGGAGACGTCGAACGCGCAATGATTGTCGCAGGCAACGGCATGAACGATTTTCGGAGGATCCGAAAAGATCAATATGCTCGGCGGCTTCGCCCGATCGATACGCTCGCCAGGCATCAAGACTCTCGCAAATATCTTGAAGCCGAGCTGAGCAAGCAGCACTGGGGACCAGTCGTGGTTGTCACCCATCATGGCCCCGATCTGATGTCAGCGAAGCCGGAGCATAAGGCGGACATCCTGACAGCCGCATTCGTGTCAGACCTTACCGAGTTGATCACCAAAACGTCTCCAACATTGTGGGTTTATGGCCACACTCATCGCAGTGACGATCGCATGATCGGATCGACGAGGATCTTATCGAACGCAAAAGGCTATGGTCCGTATCGGTCGATTGGATTGGCGGCGTGGGAAAACCCCCTTTTCGATCCGAACCTGATCGCGACCGTTTGAGACAGCAAGAGCCGTCCTACTGACGGCCGAGCTTAAAGTGTAGAGCTTTCCGAGCTGAACCGCAGCTTCGGCATCAGGATTTTGTCAGCGATATATCTCAGCGCTCGCGCGGTCTGCACGCCGCGCGAAAGGGGAGAGTCATTGCCTGCAGAACACGCGCAATCGCGAACTTGCAAGCGTCGCGCTGAGAGTACCCAACGCGACGCACTGGAAGCACGTCGTAGTTTCCACGCGGAACAGACGCAATCTGAGAGGTCAAACAATGGGCATTGAGGCCAAGCAAGTCGAGATCAACAATCCATCATCGCTTGAACGGAGCCAGGCTGTCCAAGACGGCGCCCGTGCCACGAACCCTGAGCGCGGACCTGCAACACCCGAGGCATCCGAGAATCCACGTGCGATGGGCCCGTTGGAGTTTGCAACCTACAAGAAAGGCTGGCGAAACGCGCGACGCTACCATCTCAACGAACGAGACATAGCCGCACGCCGGAAGGCCGAGGAAGCTGCCAAGGCAGCGCGGGAACAAGCCATCAAAGCCGCAGAAGCCTCCCTCCGCCAGACAGGTCAGAGGATCGATCGGCGCGACATCGAAGAACGGCTCAACGCCTTCTCAGACCTGATCGTCGATTCCTCCGATGATGGAAGACCCAATCGGCGAAACAAAATCGAAGAGATAGCACCGGGACGGATCGCTGCGAGGCTCCTCTTCGCCCGTCTGTTCGATCATCGCCCGGATCTTTGCGAGGCGATCAAGAATGAGGCCCCCGTTGTTCTTATTGATGTGCCTGACGGAGAGGCTTTCTCCCGCCTTCTCGGCAACTGGACCGATATTGTCTTGCCCGAAGACGTGTGTATCGCTCAGGGCAAGACACTCGACCAGAATGCGCGGCGGGACGATTTTGATGCAATCGCACATGTTGCGTTCGAGCCGCTCAAATCGAAGGATATCCCTTCGACTGAAGCAAGAGCACTTTGCGCAGTCCAACTCGCGTTGCCTACCTTTGCGATCTCGCCCGGCGCAGAGACCTACTTGCCGAAGGCACTTCGGGATGCCGAAACGGCGCGCCTGACGCTGCCGCGGCTTGATGCACTGACGATCACCCGGGTGATCCGGTTGGTGACCTCAAAACCCTGCCGCGACTTCCTTTCGCCCGATATTGTCAGGGAAATCGGCTATCACGAACTGGTTTTGGCCGTCCGGTTCGACCGCACGCCCGAACGGTGTCTCGCGCATTTGCGCGCGCTGGCCGAACGCAAGATTTCCAAGAAGGCTGCCCGTGACCTGACGCTCGACGAACTGCACGGCATGGACGAAGCAGTCAGTTGGGCGAAGTCAACTATCCGGGATATCGAGGCCTGGCGCCGCGGCGAGATTCAATGGGATGCTGTCGACCATGCGGTCGTGCTCAACGGCCCGCCCGGGACCGGCAAAACGACTTTCGCCAAGGTCTTTGCAGAGTCAGCTGGATTGCCACTGATCCTGGCGTCGCTTGCAACATGGCAAGGGACTGATGAAGGGCACCTTGGCCACCTCCTCCGCGCAATGCGGCGCGACTTTGAAGAAGCTCGCAGCAAATCCCCCTGCGTCATGCTCATTGATGAAGTCGACTCTTTTCCCATCCGGGCAGAGTTGACGCATTCGCACCGCGACTACGACATCCAAGTCGTGAACGGCTTCCTGGAGCAGCTTGATGGGCTTGCTGGCCGCGAAGGCATCATCTTCCTGGGGGCCAGCAACGATGTCACACGATGCGATCCGGCTATCCTGCGTTCGGGCCGTCTGAACCGCATCGTCCAGGTCAGAATACCTACTCCGGACGATCTGGAGAAGATCTATCGCGTCAGATTGCGTGGTGCCCTCCAGGATGCCGACCTTAAGGAAATATCTCTTCTTTCCGTCGGCATGACAGGCGCCGATGTCGAGCGGACTGTTAAGGATGCGCTCCGCATTGCACGGCACGAAGAACGAA from Pseudorhodoplanes sp. includes these protein-coding regions:
- a CDS encoding DUF4011 domain-containing protein, translating into MSVTVVGAAEPEDPAPAPGMQIIADIVRTFTFASHQNSIPVIRSLTIDNASNQHLENVTLEMTASPPFLRTKTWTFDRILSRDNLRLSDRRVELDANYLAGLDEAELGDVSFRLTHGDQKLDEKIFPVRLLARDEWGGVADMAQLLPAFVMPNDPAVSTILRSAAEYLAKYGHPSALDGYQSNDPRRAFMITAAIYSSIAALETFYAQPPASFERHGQKIRRPSRILEERLATCLDTSNLFAAALEGAGLNPVVLIFEGHAAVGVWLVKRTLPNTIENDAGEIRKAIAANELVVFETTGVAHRPVMMFQQAKSLCESRLAENSPMPFLSAIDISRSRISGIYPLASHAKIQSSGDLEQRSPTDVPLPPVPELGDMPADAVEQKPTTPAGRIDRWQTKLLDLSRRNRLINFSDTKRAVSFLCPDVAYLEDRLAEGAAVKLISLPEQNPLGERDAGMFRDMRGHDIHQKFAEEALQRDELASPLNAKELDARLTALYRQARSDIAEGGTNTLFLAVGLLKWTDKDKEKVVRRAPLLLFPVKLERTSAASRFRLRFHEDEPRLNQTLVQFVKREFDLVLPEFKDGLPSVSGNDVDVRKVLERMRAAVRDVPGFEIAEETALSTFSFAKYLMWKDLTDRTDALRQNRVVRHLIDNPEKMFEGADRPFPDEREIDRTIPLEKMVLPLSADSSQIAACIAAAQGRDFILIGPPGTGKSQTIANIIATILADAKRVLFVAEKTAALDVVYRRLEERGLAEHCLELHSNKADRKHFLQQLKRSWETGSSASRSDWISINSRLKVRRDQLNKYVEALHQPAQNGLTPYHAIGIAAAQANEHAPTLSWRGPDVHDKETYESLEALAAQLGLTFGAVRVKPALRVVRVREWTSSWQTQLLSAASTLGKAADDLREALMRWSRRLNLDSVQDTRLDGLKYFADLARNIISTSGKNFDVILDRNFSLLADALSDMEGAIASYRDLEAKLSAPYPRDELVRIPVEEIDRDWRAANAAMWPKSFFARRRIRRLLASYAGAKSVDPAIDIGLIRQMQNAASIVADNDLARTNLPVAGLDTNTQALRSHLDTAQQFRTAITQLGEFAGNMHAIATSIAANLTGEINLPQVRAAEDFLQKYRVLVIAMETFEAIAGATLPKDDEHFLMNLSTLMNELSQARSMLRDWSSWCDVRERAIAQGLGPLVEDLEAGAVLPEDALSAFRLGYARWWLPLIIDRNKVLRDFRRFEHEHAIVDFRAIDDAVREAASARVAQALLHNLPQVSLVPRNSELGRLRHQMNLQRPSASIRDMIGAMPETFGKLAPCVLMSPLSIAQYLPPNQELFDVVIFDEASQISTWDAVGAIARGQQTIIVGDPKQLPPTNFFGRSEDDDDDIPQHERDLESILDEACSSGLPTRNLRWHYRSRHESLIAFSNWHYYNNNLITFPSPVTQDQAVTLMPVPNGIYDRGKSRTNRVEAQEIVRYIASRLDEWLKLPEEERPTLGVITFNVQQQTLIQDLLDDLRREKPDFEWFFSDDRFEPVIVKNLENIQGDERDVMLFSITFGKDAAGKLPMDFGAINRQGGERRLNVAVTRARRELRVFSGIRADDIDLGRTKSLGVQHLKAFLDYAVRGAVSLPAQDQGSAGPIESPFEAAVKDALERRGWQVATQIGVSGFRIDLGVKHPDFAGSYLAGIECDGATYHSAATARDRDKVREQVLVGLGWKILRVWSTDWWFNTEDALDRLHQALTDTLTESRAKANAKP
- a CDS encoding helix-turn-helix transcriptional regulator: MVNLPPRDPDLSPEQVRAARAWLNWTHATLAERSGVSTRTIERYELDISVPNANTVASIRKAFEVAGVRFSFDGPERGVHGRKIEKPANR
- a CDS encoding metallophosphoesterase, encoding MRLWVLSDLHCELTHGWDLPDSLHRPDVDVMIMAGDLVPHMERGVRWLRQRVQDRPVIYIPGNHEFYGTDIDRTVEKARDAAAGTNIHVLQNDAVVIDNVKFVATTLWTDFAIFGDVERAMIVAGNGMNDFRRIRKDQYARRLRPIDTLARHQDSRKYLEAELSKQHWGPVVVVTHHGPDLMSAKPEHKADILTAAFVSDLTELITKTSPTLWVYGHTHRSDDRMIGSTRILSNAKGYGPYRSIGLAAWENPLFDPNLIATV
- a CDS encoding DUF2130 domain-containing protein; the encoded protein is MQEPIIACPNCHTEIKLTESLAAPLIEATRRQYEHKIAEKEADVSKREAQVRAQLGELEKAKAAIEEQVAAKLKAERERIAADEAKKARLAIGAELNQKAQELQDLHNILQDRDVKLAEAQKAQAELLRKQRELDDARRELDLTVEKKVQESLVIVRERAKLEAEEALKLKVTEKEEQIASMQRQIEELKRKAEQGSQQAQGEAQEIELENLLRSKFPTDAILPVPKGEFGGDALQKVMSPLGQHCGTILWEFKRTKNWSDSWLSKLREDQRSARAEIAIIVSTALPKGVHTFDHADGVWVTDARCAIPLAIALRHSLMEIASARNSVEGQHSKMELVYQYLTGPRFKHRIEAIVEKFGDMQEDLEKERKAMTRLWARREEQIRVAVESMAGMYGDLQGIAGRTMQEISGLELPMIEENS
- a CDS encoding MFS transporter; amino-acid sequence: MPEVKKSATWRQIPKGVWALGFVSLLMDVSSEMIHALLPVYLLVGLGASALTVGVIEGIAEATAAITKIFSGALSDRLGKRKLLAVLGYGLAAFTKPIFPLAPSVAWLVAARFIDRVGKGIRGAPRDALVADISPPPVRGASFGLRQSLDTVGAFLGPLAAIGLMWLFADDFIPVFWIAVIPAFLALGLIIFAVHEPKRQEGLRKVKMPLSHAELTRLSSTYWWIVVVGAFFTLARFSEAFLILQAQSVGLQLMMVPAVLVVMNIAYALSAYPAGALSDRMDRVTILLIGIVLLIAADVIVALVPNLAGIGVGVVLWGLHMGFTQGLFATLVADAAPAELRGTAYGMFNLVTGIAMLAASVVAGALWDLIGPQATFIAGAVFAALTVVGLLPVRRRLDGRKVS